The following proteins are co-located in the Silene latifolia isolate original U9 population chromosome 1, ASM4854445v1, whole genome shotgun sequence genome:
- the LOC141631178 gene encoding pentatricopeptide repeat-containing protein At1g31790 has protein sequence MDIKIFNSSLFTTSPCFPTFITHHRFHASSIKLNAISAPPQRLKSTLLRQPDYKPAIIPPPEEEPETIPEDLTDKSSTLDVLRLFDGLKLVVTPDVYASLIAECTRNCDAFQASQLYDHMKGNRRMVKYLKGSSGLLLFNRILMMFVICGCLDIAEKVFDEMPHRDSISVGILVSALVNDELYEQTLSLFVKMYECFMYKESYKALHVVVVCVLKACACLENVDLGKMVHGWLIKMGYGSELFVGIAFTEFYGKCRCLPEANRVFFHQIQFDGCSDTNLWTCAIVNNCRQENFDEVIRIFLEMGQAGVAMNKDAFFSVLKASGRVSDGSLGRQVHANAIKFGLDTHVFVMYGLVDMYGRCGLLADARKVFDMSDRNKRSSKCWNAMVFGLIKHGFWIEALKMLYQMKAAGLQPKQSLVIEVRMACGSESLGTVLSQGRAD, from the coding sequence ATGGATATCAAAAtcttcaactcttcattattcaCAACATCTCCATGTTTTCCAACCTTCATTACCCATCACAGATTCCATGCTTCTTCAATTAAACTCAATGCAATTTCAGCTCCTCCTCAACGATTAAAATCGACGTTGCTTCGACAACCCGATTACAAACCCGCAATTATCCCACCACCCGAAGAAGAACCCGAAACAATTCCCGAAGATTTAACTGATAAAAGCTCAACCTTGGATGTTTTACGCTTATTTGATGGGCTTAAACTTGTGGTTACACCAGATGTTTATGCTTCTCTTATTGCTGAGTGTACTCGGAATTGCGACGCTTTTCAGGCGTCGCAACTTTACGATCACATGAAAGGGAATCGTAGGATGGTTAAGTACTTAAAAGGGTCTTCTGGGTTGTTGTTGTTTAATAGAATATTAATGATGTTTGTGATTTGTGGGTGTTTGGATATTGCAGAGAAGGTGTTCGATGAAATGCCGCACAGAGATTCTATTTCTGTGGGAATTTTGGTTTCGGCGCTGGTTAATGATGAGTTATATGAACAAACTTTGAGCTTATTTGTGAAGATGTATGAATGTTTTATGTATAAGGAGAGTTATAAAGCTTTGCACGTTGTTGTGGTTTGTGTTCTTAAGGCTTGTGCGTGTTTAGAGAATGTCGATTTGGGCAAAATGGTTCATGGTTGGTTGATTAAGATGGGTTATGGCAGTGAGTTGTTTGTTGGAATTGCGTTTACTGAGTTTTATGGGAAATGTAGATGTTTGCCGGAAGCTAATCGCGTCTTTTTTCATCAAATTCAGTTCGATGGTTGTTCTGATACCAATCTCTGGACATGCGCTATAGTAAATAATTGTCGTCAAGAGAATTTTGATGAGGTTATTAGGATTTTTCTCGAAATGGGTCAAGCTGGGGTAGCGATGAATAAAGACGCTTTTTTTAGTGTTCTTAAAGCTAGTGGGAGAGTAAGTGATGGATCTTTAGGCAGGCAAGTTCATGCAAATGCTATAAAATTCGGACTTGACACCCACGTCTTCGTGATGTATGGTTTGGTTGATATGTATGGAAGATGTGGATTGTTGGCAGATGCAAGGAAGGTTTTTGATATGAGTGACCGGAACAAAAGAAGCAGCAAATGTTGGAATGCAATGGTTTTTGGTTTAATAAAGCATGGATTTTGGATTGAAGCGTTAAAAATGTTGTACCAAATGAAAGCTGCTGGACTTCAGCCCAAGCAATCATTAGTTATTGAAGTGAGGATGGCTTGTGGAAGTGAATCGCTTGGGACGGTATTGAGCCAGGGTAGAGCGGATTAG